A single window of Rhodococcus jostii RHA1 DNA harbors:
- a CDS encoding SixA phosphatase family protein — MLVLVRHSHAGEKKLWHGPDAERPLSPLGHEQAHGFVAALGGIEITSLFSSPTTRCRQTLFPLAEARGLPVHDHPLLAPDASPDELFSTLHEPDADRAIFCTHGEILNALAEFARSRGIPDVPPSGATAKGGAWFVDCGAGPSPTLRYLAPIPAG, encoded by the coding sequence ATGTTAGTCCTGGTCCGGCACTCCCATGCAGGCGAGAAGAAGCTGTGGCACGGCCCCGACGCCGAGCGACCGCTGAGCCCACTCGGGCACGAGCAGGCCCACGGTTTCGTCGCTGCGCTGGGCGGCATCGAGATCACGAGTCTGTTCTCGAGTCCCACCACCCGCTGTCGCCAGACCCTGTTTCCACTCGCCGAGGCGCGCGGTCTGCCTGTCCACGATCACCCGCTGCTGGCACCGGACGCGTCCCCCGACGAACTGTTTTCCACGCTCCACGAGCCCGACGCCGACCGGGCAATCTTCTGCACGCACGGGGAGATCCTCAACGCGCTGGCCGAGTTCGCGCGGTCGCGAGGGATACCGGACGTCCCGCCCTCGGGCGCGACCGCGAAAGGGGGCGCGTGGTTCGTCGACTGCGGTGCAGGTCCGTCCCCGACGCTGCGGTACCTCGCTCCGATTCCGGCGGGCTGA
- a CDS encoding APC family permease, translating into MAGDEISEGNDAHPTATPQLRRRLGVFDSVMIGLGSMIGAGIFAALGPAAAAAGGALLVGLAVAAVIAYCNAHSSARLAALYPQSGGTYVYGRERLGPFFGYLAGWGFMVGKTASCAAMALTVGAYAWPGREHLVAVIAVAVITAVNYLGVQKSALVTRVIVFTVLAVLTVIVVVCLTGSDTGFDGLEITSGHGATGVLQAAGLLFFAFAGYARIATLGEEVKDPARTISRAIPIALAITLVVYLCVAIAVLTALGADALAAATDPLAQAVAAAGFGGLEPVVRVAAVIAALGSLLALILGVSRTTFAMARDGHLPRLLTAVHPRFAVPYRAELAVGAVVALLAATADLRGVIGFSSFAVLVYYLIANASACTLSAKPWSRLIAVVGAVGCLVLAAFLPLASVISGVIVLGLGAVIYGIRTSLRT; encoded by the coding sequence ATGGCCGGTGACGAGATTTCGGAAGGCAACGATGCGCACCCGACCGCGACGCCACAGTTGCGCCGGCGGCTGGGGGTGTTCGACTCGGTGATGATCGGCCTCGGGTCGATGATCGGGGCCGGAATCTTCGCCGCGCTGGGGCCTGCCGCGGCCGCCGCCGGAGGCGCCCTGCTCGTCGGGTTGGCCGTGGCCGCGGTGATCGCGTACTGCAATGCGCATTCCTCGGCCCGGCTCGCCGCGCTGTACCCGCAATCCGGTGGCACCTATGTCTACGGCCGTGAACGATTGGGACCGTTCTTCGGGTATCTGGCGGGCTGGGGATTCATGGTCGGCAAGACAGCCTCGTGTGCTGCGATGGCCCTGACCGTCGGCGCCTACGCCTGGCCCGGGCGTGAGCATCTCGTCGCGGTGATCGCCGTCGCCGTCATCACGGCGGTGAACTACCTGGGTGTGCAGAAGTCTGCCCTGGTCACCCGGGTCATCGTTTTCACGGTGCTCGCGGTCCTCACTGTGATCGTCGTCGTGTGCCTTACCGGTTCCGATACCGGCTTCGACGGGCTCGAGATCACCTCCGGCCACGGCGCGACCGGGGTTCTGCAGGCCGCCGGTCTCCTGTTCTTCGCGTTCGCCGGGTACGCCCGGATCGCCACGCTCGGCGAGGAGGTGAAGGACCCGGCCCGGACCATCTCCCGGGCGATCCCCATTGCTCTGGCGATCACGCTCGTCGTGTACCTGTGCGTCGCAATCGCCGTCCTGACGGCTCTCGGCGCCGACGCACTCGCTGCCGCGACGGATCCGCTCGCGCAGGCCGTTGCCGCTGCGGGGTTCGGGGGCCTCGAGCCGGTGGTCCGGGTGGCCGCGGTGATCGCCGCGCTCGGCTCGCTGCTCGCCCTGATCCTTGGGGTGTCACGGACCACGTTCGCGATGGCACGGGACGGCCACCTGCCACGTCTGCTCACCGCCGTCCACCCCCGGTTCGCGGTGCCCTACCGGGCCGAGTTGGCCGTCGGTGCGGTGGTGGCGCTCCTCGCCGCGACAGCGGATCTGCGCGGCGTCATCGGGTTCTCCTCGTTCGCGGTGCTGGTCTACTACCTGATCGCCAACGCATCGGCCTGCACCTTGTCCGCGAAACCGTGGTCGCGGCTCATTGCCGTCGTCGGCGCCGTCGGGTGCCTCGTTCTCGCCGCGTTCCTCCCCCTGGCCTCGGTGATCTCGGGTGTGATCGTCCTCGGGCTGGGGGCTGTGATCTACGGGATCCGCACTTCCCTCCGTACCTGA